Sequence from the Fragaria vesca subsp. vesca linkage group LG4, FraVesHawaii_1.0, whole genome shotgun sequence genome:
TTTCTCTACTATGTCAACCTGTGACATATTCTGACCACCATGAACTTTCAGCTTGTTCACAATGGTGAGAGTCCGAGCAAAGAACTCATCAATCCTCTCATCCTCCTTCATCTGCAAGATCTCGAAGTCTTTCTTCAGTGCCTGCCTGCTAGCTCTCTTCACCTTGGATGAACCATGATATTTTTGTTTCATGGAATCCCATATGCTCTTCGAAGAGGACCTATCAAGAATTGTGTCCATGATAGTCCTATGAATAGCTTGAAAAAGGAAATTCTTAACCTTCAGATCATCCTCCTTCATTTGCTCAACTCTTTGGCGCAAGTCTTCTTCTCTCTTCCTTTGCGCTTCAGTCTGTTGTCTTCCTTCTGCCACAACAGTTGAGAAAGTAGCGACCTGTTCACGCACTTGCACAGGAGTTGGAACACCAGTTTCAATGAGGTGCCACAACTTTCTGGAGCGAATGAAATTCTCCATGAGCTCTGACCAGTGATCGTAGTATCCATCAAATAGAGGGATGGATACTGGAGCTGAGTTGCTCTCAGCCAAAAGCTTCAGCTGCGTTGAGCTTGCTTCTGCCATCACTTCTCTTACACACACTGTTTACTCACACACACACTGTTTCACTCTAACCCGAGATGCACAATCAGGCCCCGTTAAGGGCTCTGATACCAGATTGTTAGAAACCCTGAATGAAAACTCAACATATTCAGCNNNNNNNNNNNNNNNNNNNNCTTCAATTACAGGAATCATAAATTCAATAATCCACTATTTGGCTCTTCTATAGGGTGCAAACGCACAAAGAGTCAAGAATCATGTAATATAGGCGCAAACCATAGATGATACCAGATACATCAGGGATCTTCAATTCTCTTTTGGTCTCTCTTCTTTTCAAAGACCAGTCTCCTTCCTAAAACGCACATGCACTTTGATCAATTTCCAACCTTGAATACTGCTTAATTATGAGCATGACATATAGTTGAATTACATAATTTCCATGAAGACTTTTATGGTTGGGAGTATGGCCTAGCTATCAAGTTGGAGCATGGTAATATTTCATCGATGATCTATCAGATAAGGCAAAATTCACTAATATTGATCTTTGTCTTTGTTCTGAAAACTCTAAACAAAGAGATAAGAATTAACAGTACTGCCAACGATGCACATAAAGCTTTCTTAAGAATTCCATACAAACAAACAACTGATAAGCAATTATTGGAGACTGAGAAAACAAATTGCGATTTATGCTACCATTTGTGAGCAACTTGTTGAGATGCATAAGAACCTCACTGCCCAGCAAGATCTTGCAGGTTTGTTTTTTCTCTTCAATTTAATTAAAACATGCACAAACAGAAAAACTATCCTCTCCTCTTCTTTATCAAACACAACCTCAGACCAATGAGCAAGGAAGCTCATATTCAGGAAATAAAAAAGAAAAAAGAAAAGAGGAGACATACCAAATGAGTAAAGGCAGATGAGAACAACCAAAGATATCCAAAATTGGAAGTGCGTCTCCGACAATGTCTCCGGCAACGGCTGCGAAGGGTTGGTTATTGGAAAAAGAAAAGATGATTTGCTCTAAGTTTGGGCTGCTCGGATCTGAATCGAGCTTTTGGGTCTAGTATCCGAATAAGCTCTCTTTTCTCTCTCACTTTCTCTTCTGTCTGGTTCCGAATCGAGCGTTTGCTCTCTTTTCTCTTTCACTTTCTTCCGCTCTATTTCTTCTGCTCTCTTCTTTTCTCTCTCACTTTCTCGATCTTCTGTTTGGGTTTCTAGAGTTTCTCTTCTGCCTGGGTTTTTCTCACTCTTTTCTGTCTGGGTTCTTCTACACCCTCCTCTGTCTAGTTTTTCTAGAATCTCTCTTGTCTGGGTTTCTAGAGAGCTTTAGAAGTTAAACATGGCTCACAGGGGCGGAAACGTAATTAACCATACCCAACCCAGTGGCAAAAGACGGAAATGCCCTGTTCCTAACTGTTCCCGTGAACAGTTCGACAACCAATAGATATATAGTAAATATGTTAAATTATATTACAAAGTTTTGAAATTTTCATCATCCGTATGAAGAAAAATAAGAGTTGAAGAATTCTTAGAAAAATTGAAGTGATGCCCGGCAAACATACAAAGAGTACGTACGTAGTCCGTAGTCCTATACAATGTGGTGTCATGTTTGAATAACAAATTTGTTAGTGGTCTAAGCTTTTAGTTACAGAATTTTCATAATTATTGTGTAGGTAACTTAATTAAAATATAATTAATAGAGGAGTTTAGATCATAATATAATTAATATCATTCGAAATTGATGTTCTACATCACGGTAAGCAAAATTACGTCCGGCTATGAGGTAAGGCTCATAAGTCAATCACCTAATGTCCCTTGTTTTTTTGGTAGAAAACAGATTAGTCAAGTGTAAACTATACATATGAATTTGTCGAAGAGTTGCTTAAGCGTAGTTGACAAATCAATTGCTTGTTGTTTGTCTTCTAACTAAAAATAGTCGAGGCTGTGTTATTCTTGGAGGGCCTCTAGTAATGTGAGACCAGGTTGGAAAGAAAGAAATAGAAGGCACACCAGGTTGGATTACCTTTGAAGAATCTTCAACAATGGCTCCCTGGCAGCCCTAGTCTTTCTCCAGGGGCCATCCTACTTGATTTGAAGATAACTAGGCAACAGCTAGCACCCGACCAATAATAATATATCCACTCTCAAAATACTATTCTTTTTTGGAGGGGTTATATTCCAGGTTTATCACACAATCGATCGTCTGCATGCTTTGCTTTTATTTATGTTTATGTTTCTTTCAGGCAAACCCCCCTAATTACTCAGTTAATTAGAGCCTAGTTTGATTAAGCGTGCTTAAGTGTGAAACTAAACACCCCTGGTCATGATAATCTAGATTCATTTTTGGAAAAATTAATCCAGATTCATTTCCTCTTAACAGATTCTTTAGTCAATTATCGGGGCGGTGTGCACGTCTAATCACCGGCCGTACGTCGTTGTAGAACTATACACGTCAATGGGTTGAACGCGACATTCCCGTACCATATATTAAAAGCTCAGAATAGATATATATCTGTTGCCCCTTTAACCACTTACTTTATAATAAAAGTGAAAGTAAGAAAACGAGGCAAAGGAAATAGCTTAGTTAGTTAGTTATAATGGAAATAAGCCTGGTAAATTAGTTGTTGCTCCGGGCCTCGGGTAACACATTTTATGTTGATAAACTAAATAACTCAAATTTAATAAACTAATTTGTTACGAGTCAAAATCCATAACTTCTTACTTACAATATGTCACTACATCATTAGATCAAACGATACAGAGTGTTGTTGTTTCGACACATGTTGTGTAGAACACATAACAATTGATCTACCTACTTTTAATTTCAAAAATTTAAGCACTTTTTTTTTTGGCTAAAAGATGAGTGAGAGAGGAATGACCCTCTAACACTCTTATGTATTAAAAAAAAAAAAACATCAAGAGAGGAGGATTAGACCAAAACCTCTTATAACAAAATAACAACGAAACAAAACTATGAAAACCGAAATTATTAGGGAAGACCAATAAGGTCACTACTATAATATGACAAAATAAAAAGAGGAGGTGAATCCCACCAAACCAACTGTGTTAATGACGTACCGTGATTAACCAAAGCATCTGCAAAGTACAGCACTGGTGGAACTAAGAAGAGACCAAAGGGTGTCATGGCACCCCCCACTCATATGTTGACATCTTTGAAACTATCACAAATTTTAATCAACTTTGTTAGAAACAATTGAAATTTTTAGACGTAGCACCCCAAAGTTAGTCTCAAATTTTGGTTCCATCACTGGTACCAGTAAATTCTCAAAAAACTTTTTTGCGAAAACTTCATAGAGAATAGAATAGAATAGAAATACATCGTATAAGTAGAAAGTTCCATTGTGCTTCTTGTTGTCTCTCTGCGTGCTACTCTCAAGTCTCATGGATAAATGTTGTCTACTGTGACTGGTTGACTGCTTCCACGCGTAGCATGTCATGTTGCGGTCACCATCATTTCAGTAATCATATTTCTGCAATAGAGAACTTCAGTCGTAGCTCACTGCTAACTTTTTGGTCGTCCCCTGCTTGCTAATTAATTACAAAAATATTTTAAGAAAGAAAGTTCTTATAGACTGAGTTGCCCTTTGGCGTTCTGTACTTGTTAGTTTTTGAATTTTCTGCATAATTGTTCAACCAGAAAAATGAAGCTTATGCATTATATATAGGCTTTACTTCAACCTGATCATTGTCATTTCTGATTTGGGTTTTCACTTCATTTCTAACTTATTTAGCGCATTGTATTGGTCTCTACACCCCAAAATGAAGTTTGGAAAGGAATTTGCAGCACAAATGGTGCCAGAATGGCAAGAAGCATACGTGAACTACAACTACCTAAAATCACTCATAAAAGATATTCAACACTCGAAGCAAAGAGACAAGCCTCCTCCTCCTCCGGCGACCACCACAACGCCCCACCAAATAAAGCGGAGGCACACATTGTACAGAGCCTTCAGTGGTCTCACCAGAAGTCGACACCACCAAGAACCCTTTAGTCCAACTACGGACATCGAAAACCAAACCATCTTAGTACACCCTGTGAGATCAGAAGGTTCTAATCACGAGAGTTACCAGACCACTTTCTTAATGGCTGCCGAGGAAGGCGGGGTTATGGAGTTGGAGTATTTCAGAAGGGTTGATGATGAGTTCAACAAAGTTGAGAAGTTCTATAGGGGAAAAGTTGAAGAGGTCCTGAAGGAAGCTGCTGTGCTTAATAAGCAAATGGATGCTTTGATCGCTTTTCGGATTAAGGTGGAGAATCCTCAGAGGCTGTTTGATTGGTCCGGCGAGATTACTCGTCTTGCTTCAGATGTTGCAACTTCCACAGCTCAGTTGGCTGCTTCAACTCCTAGAGGAGCCAGAGCAAGCAGTATGTACTAATTAGCATAAAAATGGTTATTTCGTTTCAGAGAAAATGAGATAATTATGCATATAATGTGTTTCGTTTTATTTTCAGGACGTGCGGCTATGGCTATGGATGTGATCGAAGAGGGCGGGTCAAGTAGCCAAGGGGAACATTCCGGTGAAGATGATAAAGATGAGAAAGAGAAAGAAGAACTTGTTGGTAGGAAGGTTAAGGTAGAGAAGCCAGAGATGTTTAGAGGGTCTAGACCTGCACCACTAGATGTTCTAAGTCGTGTGACAATGAATCAAACCGTTGAGACTCCACGTTCGACTATTAAAGGCTTCCTCAATGTGCCTCAGCAGACCGAGCTCAAATTCAGCAGGGAAAATCTCAGTAAAGTTGAAGAACAGCTTAAGAGTGCTTTCGTTGTATTTTACCAGAAACTTAGGCTTCTAAAGAGCTTTGGGTAAGATAATGGTAACAAGTTTGTGATAGTTGGTTAGTTTTCCTAATTTAAGTTAACTGGTTGCTAATTATGACTATTGATGAATGGAAACAGATTCTTGAATACATTGGCATTTTCGAAGATCATGAAGAAGTATGATAAGGTAGGTATTTCCCCTGCCAATATTTAGATGATTGTTGAAAGGCATAGAATACAAGAAATGAACAAAAGAAAGTTGTTCAACTCTGTTCACTTTTCTTTTGGTGAGTGTTTGGCTTGTGATACTTTGTACTCATACCTCATCAACTTTTCAGGTTACTTCAAGAAATACATTAAAACCGTACATGAAGATGGTAGACAACTCCTACCTTGGCAGCTCTGATGAGGTTAGAACAATTTTCGATCTCTGTAGATATACATGTTGAAAAATTGTGTATTTGCAACTGTTGTCTTGTCCAAATGCGCGCCATAGTTTCTTCTCTGTGGCAGTGTCTTATTTAGTCTCATATGAAAGTTGTAATACTACAGGTTACCAAGCTTATAGAGAGGGTTGAAAGTGCATTCATCAAGCATTTCTCAAACTCAAATCGCCGAAAAGGGATGGCCGTTTTAAGGCCAAAGCCAAAGATAGAAAGACATAGGATAACATTTTTCATGGGTAAGACCTCTAACTAATCAAATCAGTACATATAGAGTTAAAGTTTCTTAGACTGATCAAATTTCTACATCGTTTTCTTTGATCTGAATCTTGTTTATTGCAAACCTGTTAGGTTGCTTTGCTGGCTGCACAGTTGCTCTTACATTAGCCCTGATTTTGCTAGTACGCGCTCACGATATTATGAATGAGTCAGGGAGGAAACAGTACATGGATACCATATTTCCCTTATACAGGTAACGACACTAAGGTTTTGTTTTGCTTAATATCATCTGTCTAACTCTGAAAGAAAATGGATAGTAGTACTTCATTTGCTTGACATGTCAAAATTCCAAATGCAGCTTGTTCGGGTTTGTTTTTCTACACATGCTTATGTATGCTGGAAACATATACTTCTGGAGACGGTACAGAGTCAATTACTCTTTCATATTTGGTTTCAAGCAAGGAACTGAGTTGGGCTACAGAGAGGTTCTCCTTGTTAGTTTTGGTCTGGGAGTGCTAGCACTAGCTGCTGTTCTCTCAAATCTTGACATGGAAATGGACCCCCAAACCAAAGAGTACAAACAATTAACTGAACTTCTCCCTCTCTTCTTGGTTTTGGTAAGATCATTGAACATTTAATTTCAGCTGTCATCATACTTCTAGCTAGAAGTCTAAACTAAACTCAATTCTCAATGTGCAGTTTGTAATTGTGATATTAGTATGCCCATTCAACATCGTCTATCGCTCAAGTCGCTATTTCTTCCTTGTTTGTGTATTTCATTGTATCTGTGCTCCTCTATACAAGGTAAAACTCAACTTCAGACACCTTATTTGAATGATCAAAGTGATGAACATGACTAATTAACTGGTTACTGGTCACTGGTTTAAGGGTCTCAACACCTCAATATTTTTGTTGTCTGACAGGTCACACTGCCAGATTTCTTCTTGGCTGATCAGTTAACTAGCCAGGTTAGTGAAATGCACCAATCTTCTAATCTGACGTTTCAGTGATATCAGTTTTCTTCTTTCATTTCTCTCACTATGAATCAAAAACTGATACCTGAATTTATTTTAATGAATGTAGGTGCAAGCCATTAGAAGCTTGCAGTTCTATATTTGCTACTATGGTTGGGGAGATTATAAACTCAGAGAAGATAGTTGCAGATCAAGCGATGTATTCAAGACTTTCAATTTCATAGTTGCTTGTATTCCATATTGGTCCCGCCTTCTTCAGGTACATCCCATTCATCCCTGTACTTGTTTACATTGTTGTTGGCTTATTCCTTAACAGTTTTAAGCTTTTGGGTTGACAAAAGCGTCCAAGCCCTATTTTCATCCTTCAGTCACTTAGTAATGTTTTCCATTTCATTGTTTTTCAGTGCCTACGACGCCTGTTTGAAGAGAAGGACCCACACCAAGGTTACAATGGGCTCAAGTACTTCTTCACAATAGTAGCTGTCACCATGAGGACAGCTTACAGTCTTAATATGGATGTGAACTGGAAAATTCTTGCCGGGATTTTTTCGATCATTGCAGCATTGTATGGAACATATTGGGATCTTGTTGTAGACTGGGGACTTCTGCACCGCAACTCAAAGAATCGCTGGTTGAGAGACAAACTTTTAATCCCTTACAATAGTGTATACTTTGGAGCTATGGTAAGAACAGCATTGAGAACTTCCATTGTTAAGTGACATTAACATTCTCTAACTGTCTATTTTTTGTTTATGGGAATGGCAGGTGTTGAATGTGTTGCTGAGATTTGCTTGGTTGCAGACTGTTTTAAATTTTAATGTTCCTTTCATGCATAAACAAACAATGTTAGCAGTCGTGGCCAGCTTGGAGATAATTCGTCGAGGGATATGGAGTTTTTTCAGGTTGGAGAATGAACATTTGAACAATGTTGGCAAGTACAGGGCATTCAAGTCAGTGCCACTGCCCTTCAACTATGATGAAGACCACAAAGATCTGTAGGCTTGGACTCATGAAATCATTTTGGCCATTCTGGAAGACAGGAATATTTCACCAAAACCAGTGAAGTGTATAGAAAAGCTATCAAGCTGCAAATTTTGTATCCCCTTCTATTTTTTGATTTATTTATGCTGGCTGCATTGTTATTCTTGGAGGGCCTCAAGTAATGTGAGACCAGGTGGGAAAGAAAGAAATAGAAGGCACACCATGGATTACCTTGGAAAGAATCTTCAACAATGGCTCCCATGCATGCATCCCTTGTCTTTCTCCAGAGGCCATCCTACTTGATTTGAAGATAACTAGGCAACACCACCCGACAATAATATT
This genomic interval carries:
- the LOC101299665 gene encoding phosphate transporter PHO1 homolog 3-like, with protein sequence MKFGKEFAAQMVPEWQEAYVNYNYLKSLIKDIQHSKQRDKPPPPPATTTTPHQIKRRHTLYRAFSGLTRSRHHQEPFSPTTDIENQTILVHPVRSEGSNHESYQTTFLMAAEEGGVMELEYFRRVDDEFNKVEKFYRGKVEEVLKEAAVLNKQMDALIAFRIKVENPQRLFDWSGEITRLASDVATSTAQLAASTPRGARASRRAAMAMDVIEEGGSSSQGEHSGEDDKDEKEKEELVGRKVKVEKPEMFRGSRPAPLDVLSRVTMNQTVETPRSTIKGFLNVPQQTELKFSRENLSKVEEQLKSAFVVFYQKLRLLKSFGFLNTLAFSKIMKKYDKVTSRNTLKPYMKMVDNSYLGSSDEVTKLIERVESAFIKHFSNSNRRKGMAVLRPKPKIERHRITFFMGCFAGCTVALTLALILLVRAHDIMNESGRKQYMDTIFPLYSLFGFVFLHMLMYAGNIYFWRRYRVNYSFIFGFKQGTELGYREVLLVSFGLGVLALAAVLSNLDMEMDPQTKEYKQLTELLPLFLVLFVIVILVCPFNIVYRSSRYFFLVCVFHCICAPLYKVTLPDFFLADQLTSQVQAIRSLQFYICYYGWGDYKLREDSCRSSDVFKTFNFIVACIPYWSRLLQCLRRLFEEKDPHQGYNGLKYFFTIVAVTMRTAYSLNMDVNWKILAGIFSIIAALYGTYWDLVVDWGLLHRNSKNRWLRDKLLIPYNSVYFGAMVLNVLLRFAWLQTVLNFNVPFMHKQTMLAVVASLEIIRRGIWSFFRLENEHLNNVGKYRAFKSVPLPFNYDEDHKDL